In Chiloscyllium plagiosum isolate BGI_BamShark_2017 chromosome 26, ASM401019v2, whole genome shotgun sequence, one genomic interval encodes:
- the LOC122563084 gene encoding CMRF35-like molecule 5 isoform X1, protein MMNTIMFFILIFVSSSHQLTGPKEVRGEVGGSVTVDCRYDQKYNEHKKQWCKGCVFITCSVIVSTDNPQKQGVSLTDNKTRGIFSVTMDNLRKSDEGLYWCEIEVTLLNIRDSVKLKVFEAKQLKDQLKCQPQNKNATELHLKMGQKIH, encoded by the exons ATGATGAATACAATTATGTTTTTCATTCTTATCTTTGTGTCAA GTTCACATCAATTAACTGGGCCCAAGGAGGTTCGTGGAGAAGTTGGAGGTTCAGTCACTGTCGACTGTCGCTATGATCAGAAATACAATGAGCATAAGAAACAATGGTGTAAGGGTTGTGTCTTCATTACCTGTTCTGTTATTGTTTCGACTGATAATCCACAAAAACAAGGTGTATCATTGACCGATAACAAAACACGCGGGATATTTTCAGTAACCATGGATAACCTGAGGAAGAGTGATGAAGGATTATACTGGTGTGAGATAGAAGTAACTTTGCTAAACATAAGGGATTCCGTCAAATTAAAAGTTTTTGAAG CCAAACAACTAAAGGATCAACTGAAATGTCAGCCACAGAACAAGAATGCAACAGAACTCCACTTGAAGATGGGTCAGAAGATTCATTAA
- the LOC122563084 gene encoding CMRF35-like molecule 5 isoform X2 — MMNTIMFFILIFVSSSHQLTGPKEVRGEVGGSVTVDCRYDQKYNEHKKQWSKQLKDQLKCQPQNKNATELHLKMGQKIH, encoded by the exons ATGATGAATACAATTATGTTTTTCATTCTTATCTTTGTGTCAA GTTCACATCAATTAACTGGGCCCAAGGAGGTTCGTGGAGAAGTTGGAGGTTCAGTCACTGTCGACTGTCGCTATGATCAGAAATACAATGAGCATAAGAAACAATGGT CCAAACAACTAAAGGATCAACTGAAATGTCAGCCACAGAACAAGAATGCAACAGAACTCCACTTGAAGATGGGTCAGAAGATTCATTAA